Proteins encoded by one window of Sediminicoccus rosea:
- the holA gene encoding DNA polymerase III subunit delta, whose product MVAKLEPRRLPGFLADPPAECRVVLLIGDDAGLVNERAAMLVRAVAGDDPICIAEPPREAARDPGSLAGEAASVPLMGGRMAIRLRDARDAWAEAVKGALAGPGPGLVIIEGAGLTGKSKLKALVAADPRGQVIECYAERGRDLAASITRILSELGAAAEPAALDWLTERAGEDRMAMRRALEVLALHAEPGSRITVEDAMELLGEGSMLDLDEALMAASLGEVAAADRAIAKAFGEGANPVQVLRAALRHTQRLHMARLAMEGGASADEAVGALRPPVFWKAKPAMTRALSRWSVARLEALGAALLRAERQAKSTGLPDETVARQVVLGLARSAAR is encoded by the coding sequence ATGGTCGCGAAGCTCGAGCCGCGGCGCCTTCCGGGCTTCCTGGCCGACCCGCCGGCCGAGTGCCGCGTCGTCCTGCTCATCGGCGATGATGCGGGGCTCGTGAATGAGCGCGCGGCCATGCTGGTGCGCGCGGTCGCCGGGGATGATCCCATCTGCATCGCGGAACCCCCGCGCGAGGCGGCGCGCGACCCCGGCTCGCTGGCGGGCGAGGCCGCTTCCGTGCCGCTGATGGGGGGCCGCATGGCGATCCGCCTGCGCGATGCGCGCGATGCCTGGGCCGAGGCGGTGAAGGGCGCGCTGGCCGGGCCGGGGCCGGGCCTCGTCATCATCGAGGGCGCGGGTCTCACCGGGAAGTCCAAGCTGAAGGCGCTGGTGGCGGCCGATCCGCGCGGCCAGGTCATCGAATGCTATGCGGAGCGCGGGCGGGACCTCGCCGCCTCCATCACGCGCATCCTCAGCGAGCTGGGTGCCGCGGCCGAGCCCGCGGCGCTGGACTGGCTGACCGAGCGCGCCGGCGAGGACCGGATGGCCATGCGCCGCGCGCTGGAAGTGCTGGCGCTGCATGCGGAGCCAGGGAGCCGCATCACGGTCGAGGATGCCATGGAACTGCTGGGCGAGGGCAGCATGCTCGACCTGGACGAGGCGCTGATGGCGGCCTCGCTGGGCGAGGTGGCGGCGGCGGACCGCGCCATCGCCAAGGCCTTCGGCGAGGGTGCCAACCCGGTGCAGGTGCTGCGCGCCGCGCTCCGCCACACGCAGCGGCTGCACATGGCGCGGCTGGCGATGGAGGGCGGCGCCTCGGCCGACGAGGCGGTGGGCGCGCTGCGGCCGCCGGTCTTCTGGAAGGCGAAGCCGGCGATGACACGGGCGCTGTCGCGCTGGTCCGTGGCACGGCTGGAGGCGCTGGGCGCCGCACTGCTGCGCGCCGAACGCCAGGCGAAATCCACCGGCCTGCCGGATGAGACGGTGGCGCGGCAGGTGGTGCTGGGCCTCGCACGGAGTGCAGCGAGGTAA
- the lptE gene encoding LPS assembly lipoprotein LptE, with the protein MSSRRALLAAPLLAPLMALGACGFRPLYGPNGEGGTGAAVAANEPNLAEALASVRVGLIPERNGQLMRRALQRQLEGSRPGVQSRYDLEVTLVYATEVLGYQTDGLATRVRVVASANWVLATQSVPREVVDRGSARTVDAYNLPNLQFFASDASREDMERRLVAELSQRVTVGVAVALRRRMASAATS; encoded by the coding sequence TTGTCATCTAGACGCGCGCTCCTCGCCGCCCCGCTGCTGGCGCCCCTGATGGCCCTGGGCGCCTGCGGCTTCCGTCCGCTCTACGGGCCGAACGGCGAGGGTGGCACGGGCGCTGCCGTGGCGGCCAATGAGCCGAACCTGGCCGAGGCGCTGGCCTCGGTGCGCGTCGGCCTGATTCCCGAGCGCAACGGGCAGCTCATGCGGCGCGCGCTGCAGCGCCAGCTTGAGGGCAGCCGGCCCGGCGTGCAGTCGCGCTATGACCTGGAGGTCACGCTCGTCTACGCGACAGAGGTGCTGGGCTACCAGACGGACGGCCTGGCCACGCGCGTGCGGGTCGTCGCCTCGGCCAATTGGGTGCTGGCGACGCAATCCGTGCCGCGCGAGGTGGTGGACCGCGGTTCGGCGCGCACGGTGGATGCCTACAACCTGCCCAACCTGCAATTCTTCGCCTCCGACGCCTCGCGCGAGGACATGGAGCGCCGCCTGGTGGCGGAGCTGAGCCAGCGCGTCACCGTCGGCGTCGCGGTTGCGCTGCGGCGCCGGATGGCGAGCGCGGCCACGAGCTGA
- the leuS gene encoding leucine--tRNA ligase produces MPDTPQPIQTDARYDFAAAEPRWQQAWEAARCFSVPDVPPAGAKKYYVLEMFPYPSGKIHMGHVRNYTLGDVVARYKRAQGHMVMHPMGWDAFGLPAENAARERGTHPAKWTYANIANMRAELKRMGLSLEWDREFATCDPEYYGQQQKLFLDCLQAGLVERKESWVNWDPVDGTVLANEQVIDGKGWRSGAPVEKKKLSQWFFAITKFAPDLLEALDGLDRWPERVRLMQANWIGRSEGARVRFKLAAPVDGPGESIEEVEVFTTRPDTLFGMSFLAVAAEHPLAAAAAQRSAEAAAFIAECRAMGTSEVAIEQGEKKGFDTGFTVRHPFTGQEYPVWIANFVLMEYGTGAIFGCPAHDQRDLDFARKYGLSVTPVVLPNGADAATFTVGNEAFTEDGISFNSDFLNGLDVPAAKRAAIARIEELGQGQGVTNWRLRDWGVSRQRYWGCPIPVIHCDDCGVVPVPADQLPVVLPEDVDFSKPGNPLDHHPTWRHVNCPSCGKPARRETDTFDTFVDSSWYFARFCSPRAAQPVTNAAVDAWLPVDQYIGGIEHAILHLLYSRFFTRAMKATGHVKLDEPFAGLFTQGMVTHESYKGADGRWLYPEEVEKRADGTAVVKGTEEPVTVGRIESMSKSKRNTVDPGAIINRYGADTARWFILSDNPPERDMEWSESGVAGASRFIGRIWRLAQNMSEADKPDEAVGKKLRQATHRAIAAVTEALEAFTFNVAVAKIHELANTIGDSAAAPLAARREAMEALVRLSAPMMPHLAEEIWALLNPGQGLVATLPWLEADPALLRAETATLAVQVLGKLRGTIEVAVDATDEEVFALAEAEPNVIRALDGKPVKKRIHVKGRVVNLVI; encoded by the coding sequence ATGCCTGACACGCCCCAACCCATCCAGACTGACGCCCGCTACGACTTCGCCGCCGCCGAGCCCCGCTGGCAGCAGGCCTGGGAGGCGGCGCGCTGCTTCTCCGTGCCCGACGTGCCGCCGGCCGGCGCCAAGAAATACTATGTGCTGGAGATGTTCCCCTACCCCTCGGGCAAGATCCACATGGGGCATGTGCGGAACTACACGCTGGGCGACGTGGTGGCGCGCTACAAGCGGGCGCAGGGCCATATGGTGATGCACCCGATGGGCTGGGACGCCTTCGGCCTGCCCGCCGAGAACGCGGCGCGGGAGCGCGGCACCCATCCGGCGAAATGGACCTACGCGAACATCGCCAACATGCGCGCCGAGCTGAAACGCATGGGCCTCTCGCTGGAATGGGATCGCGAATTCGCCACCTGCGACCCGGAATACTACGGCCAGCAGCAGAAGCTGTTTCTCGACTGCCTGCAGGCGGGCCTGGTCGAGCGCAAGGAGAGCTGGGTCAACTGGGACCCGGTGGATGGCACCGTGCTGGCCAATGAGCAGGTGATCGACGGCAAGGGCTGGCGCTCGGGCGCGCCGGTCGAGAAGAAGAAGCTCAGCCAGTGGTTCTTCGCCATCACCAAGTTCGCGCCCGACCTGCTGGAGGCGCTGGACGGGCTCGATCGCTGGCCGGAGCGCGTGCGCCTGATGCAGGCCAACTGGATCGGCCGCAGCGAGGGCGCGCGCGTGCGCTTCAAGCTGGCCGCGCCCGTGGATGGCCCCGGCGAAAGCATTGAGGAGGTGGAGGTCTTCACCACCCGGCCGGACACGCTGTTCGGGATGAGCTTCCTCGCCGTCGCCGCCGAGCATCCGCTGGCCGCCGCCGCTGCCCAGCGCTCGGCCGAGGCCGCCGCCTTCATCGCCGAATGCCGCGCGATGGGCACGAGCGAAGTCGCGATCGAGCAGGGCGAGAAGAAGGGCTTCGACACCGGCTTCACCGTCAGGCACCCCTTCACCGGCCAGGAATACCCGGTCTGGATCGCGAATTTCGTGCTGATGGAATACGGCACGGGGGCCATCTTCGGCTGTCCCGCGCATGACCAGCGCGACCTGGACTTCGCGCGCAAATACGGGCTCTCCGTGACGCCCGTGGTGCTGCCCAATGGGGCTGACGCCGCGACCTTCACCGTGGGCAACGAGGCCTTCACGGAGGATGGCATCAGCTTCAACTCGGACTTCCTGAACGGCCTCGATGTCCCGGCCGCCAAGCGCGCCGCCATCGCCCGCATCGAGGAACTCGGCCAGGGCCAGGGTGTGACCAATTGGCGCCTGCGCGACTGGGGAGTCTCCCGCCAGCGCTACTGGGGCTGCCCCATCCCGGTCATCCATTGCGATGATTGCGGCGTGGTGCCGGTGCCGGCGGATCAGCTCCCCGTCGTGCTGCCCGAGGATGTGGATTTCTCGAAGCCCGGCAATCCGCTGGACCACCACCCGACCTGGCGGCACGTGAACTGCCCGAGTTGCGGCAAGCCGGCCCGGCGCGAGACCGACACCTTCGACACCTTCGTGGACAGCTCCTGGTATTTCGCGCGCTTCTGCTCGCCCCGCGCGGCGCAGCCGGTGACGAACGCGGCCGTGGATGCCTGGCTGCCGGTGGACCAGTATATCGGCGGCATCGAGCACGCGATCCTGCACCTGCTCTACAGCCGCTTCTTCACCCGCGCCATGAAGGCGACCGGCCATGTGAAGCTGGACGAGCCCTTTGCCGGCCTCTTCACCCAGGGCATGGTCACCCATGAGAGCTACAAGGGCGCCGATGGCCGCTGGCTCTACCCCGAAGAGGTCGAGAAGCGCGCCGACGGCACCGCCGTGGTCAAGGGCACGGAAGAGCCCGTGACGGTCGGCCGCATCGAGAGCATGTCCAAGTCGAAGCGCAACACGGTGGACCCGGGCGCCATCATCAACCGCTACGGCGCCGACACCGCCCGCTGGTTCATCCTGAGCGACAACCCGCCCGAGCGCGACATGGAGTGGTCGGAATCCGGCGTGGCCGGCGCCAGCCGCTTCATCGGCCGCATCTGGCGCCTCGCGCAGAACATGAGCGAAGCCGACAAGCCGGACGAGGCGGTGGGCAAGAAGCTGCGCCAGGCCACGCACCGCGCCATCGCCGCCGTGACCGAAGCGCTGGAGGCCTTCACCTTCAACGTGGCGGTCGCCAAGATCCACGAACTCGCCAACACCATCGGTGACAGCGCCGCGGCCCCGCTGGCCGCACGGCGGGAGGCGATGGAGGCCCTGGTGCGGCTGAGTGCGCCGATGATGCCGCACCTCGCCGAGGAAATCTGGGCGCTGCTGAACCCCGGCCAGGGGCTGGTCGCCACCCTCCCCTGGCTGGAGGCGGACCCCGCCCTGCTGCGGGCCGAGACGGCCACGCTCGCCGTGCAGGTGCTGGGCAAGCTGCGCGGCACCATCGAGGTTGCGGTGGACGCCACGGATGAGGAAGTCTTCGCCCTGGCCGAGGCCGAGCCCAATGTCATCCGCGCGCTGGACGGCAAGCCGGTCAAGAAGCGCATCCATGTGAAAGGCCGGGTGGTCAATCTTGTCATCTAG
- a CDS encoding alpha/beta hydrolase, which produces MRWLLIPWLLLAGLPARADEAAHARFFSARSIPVALPSTGLSISFTQHYRGAVPHAAFAFAQGPDGRAAWSMVSGHDSPEEAKRAAMANCTRQLTRMRGEGVGSPCRILAVDGDLRGPTGEPQPGAPSVSPERGGIGPFTRSPFHLHRGPRAAEGAVIWAHGYGGAEEDHRGHALPGMVTPLNEAGFDIFRFDRHPGDDNLFVTLPRLVRALPALREAGYRRIILGGQSRGAWQAIQAASERPDLVDAVLAAAPAAHGERPEQRAVALEDFRRVVAGLNERRTRLAVMLFERDEFDPSPEERAQIVAALAQRRSVPTLALWASGPARGHSGVSDWRFTRDYAGCVVTLVQAPPAAAPRGLRREGCGGG; this is translated from the coding sequence ATGCGCTGGCTTTTGATCCCGTGGCTGCTGTTGGCCGGCCTTCCCGCCCGGGCGGATGAGGCGGCGCATGCCCGCTTCTTCTCGGCCCGGAGCATTCCCGTGGCCCTGCCCTCCACCGGCCTCTCCATCTCTTTCACGCAGCACTACCGCGGCGCCGTGCCGCATGCGGCCTTCGCCTTCGCACAGGGTCCGGATGGTCGCGCTGCCTGGTCCATGGTCTCGGGCCATGACAGCCCGGAGGAGGCGAAGCGCGCCGCCATGGCCAATTGCACGCGCCAGCTCACCCGCATGCGGGGCGAGGGCGTGGGCAGCCCCTGCCGGATTCTCGCCGTGGATGGCGACCTGCGCGGCCCGACCGGAGAGCCGCAGCCCGGCGCGCCGAGCGTGAGCCCGGAGCGTGGCGGCATCGGCCCCTTCACCCGCAGCCCCTTCCATCTGCATCGCGGCCCCCGCGCCGCGGAGGGCGCCGTGATCTGGGCGCATGGCTATGGCGGCGCCGAGGAGGATCACCGCGGCCATGCCCTGCCCGGCATGGTCACGCCGCTGAACGAGGCCGGCTTCGACATCTTCCGCTTCGACCGCCACCCGGGGGACGACAACCTCTTCGTCACCCTGCCGCGCCTGGTGCGCGCCCTGCCGGCGCTGCGCGAGGCGGGCTATCGGCGCATCATCCTGGGCGGGCAGTCGCGCGGCGCCTGGCAGGCCATCCAGGCCGCCTCGGAACGGCCAGACCTGGTGGACGCGGTGCTGGCCGCCGCCCCCGCCGCGCATGGCGAGCGGCCTGAGCAGCGCGCGGTGGCGCTCGAGGATTTCCGCCGCGTGGTCGCCGGCCTGAACGAGCGCCGCACACGCCTCGCCGTCATGCTCTTCGAGCGCGACGAGTTCGACCCCTCGCCGGAGGAGCGTGCGCAGATCGTGGCGGCGCTGGCCCAGCGGCGCAGCGTTCCGACGCTGGCGCTCTGGGCCTCGGGCCCGGCGCGCGGCCATTCCGGCGTCTCGGACTGGCGCTTCACCCGGGATTATGCGGGCTGCGTGGTGACGCTGGTGCAGGCGCCGCCGGCGGCGGCCCCCCGGGGCTTGCGGCGCGAGGGCTGTGGCGGCGGCTGA